In Haliotis asinina isolate JCU_RB_2024 chromosome 15, JCU_Hal_asi_v2, whole genome shotgun sequence, the sequence CAAAAATGTTTCACCGTGATATTTCTAGAATGGTGATAAAGAGAAATAACTCAGAATGACATAGTTTATGATAAAAATTATTAAATTTGAGGTTTTGTTCAATgacaaatgaaatacagaaacatttcactttttcgatatgtttattgacacaaaccaataaaagttatggcaacaattttattactctatttatacttatatatatacttgtgtGGGCCAAATCTAAAATTTCGAAGCAATCAGCCATTTGGTAGCCATATTCaatctaaggtcaaggtcattctcACAACTCATGTAGTGTGTCACATGACAtatttgacagcatgtacggTTCGACCACCCTGGCAAATTCACCTTCATTATTAGTTACACAGCTTTTTGAAACGGTGCACGTGACCTAATGACCCTTTGGCTGCACCTCAGGAAATATggaatttacaagggtcttacagtccTGTATACCTTTCCAAAGCACCATGTGATGAATATATTACCCTTAAGATCTTTAAATTTAGTATATCTTTAAACAACAAGATTGAACATTCAGCAGAATGAGATGCAAAATGTTTCACCATGACATTTCGTGTCTGGTCGTAAAGAGAGTTATTCAGGATGGCTTAGTTTATGATAAAACTGATCAAATTTGTTCCATTAAATGACatatgaaatacagaaacatttcttaaatatatatttattgacacaaacaaataagacATTATTGCAACAGTTTTATTATTCTGTGTATGCTCATAATTGTATACGTGCCTCATGAAATTTCGAAGTGATCAGCTGTTTGGCAGCCACATTCcatctaaggtcaaggtcattcataCAATCAGTGTAGTGTGTCACCTGACAGATTCTTCATGTTGTACCATTTGGTACATTCTGGCAAATCTGCCTACATGGATTCAAATGCTTTGGctactgaccaatcagaattcgacaaattcatcttaagggtaataaagTTTTGGATGCTTTGGCTAATAACCTATCAGAATTCGACATATTCATCTTAAGGATAATAACATGTTGGTTATTCAGGTGATATCTTTGTATTCCCCATGTACCTTCAGGTTTGGAGGCCATTGTCTGTGCCTGTTTGATCATCTTCTTCCTCACTGGAGCAGCAGCCGAAGGGTCACCTTGTGGCAACTCTTCGTCTTCTTGCTCATGTATCAAGTCCTACAGAAGCAAGAAGGAATTACCGTAGGGAATAGAGAGGCTTCACATAGTGAGTTTTAACTCGGTTTTCAATTCACCCAAACCTCGATTTGATTAGATTTTCGATATTGGACCCTCAATATGATCATTTTCAATATGATTCATCATACAAATAAAAGCATGACTCTCAGAGTCGGCTTTTTAAGCGTAAAATCCATCGTCAGCACAACAATTCTCATTGGATAAATGGCCTGATCTCAACCAATTACATTTTCGCCTTATTTAAGCACTCAAAATTTCAAAGTTGGAGTCAAAGTTACATTCTCACTGCTTGGAAATAATCGATAAACCCATTCAAATATTAAATTAAGTTAGTAACATAAGCTGAAGAACATCAAATTTaagatgtcagatttgatttctGATGAATAAAACTGAATTGTTGCAGCCTTAGatttcaacagtattccaggtatatcAGTGGATGAGGGAGAATCTGTTGACAAGAAGCAGGTCTCACGTGTTTACTACTTTGTAAAACTCATGAGCCTGGGCATGGTTCTTACATGTCCTCCCCCAGAAAAATAATTGTGGCAAATCTGGATCAGAAAACTCACAATCACAATTTCCCCATTCTCCCCATTACATGACAGGAATTTTTCAGCATTCACAACTGCTAAGATTTTACAAACCTGTTAGAATTGTTAagatttcaaaaacatattttaagtcACCATCAAATTAAAGAGTGTCCTTTCATCTTCATTAACATTTATGATAGCTTACCTGAGTCTGAGTTTGGCAAGTGGTGCAGTAGAACAGCCCATCTCTCTCCTCAAATTCCTCCaacccacacaccacacactgaGGCATGGTGAACATATGGTTCAACACTCACATCATATTCAAAATGTTTCCTGTAAAAACAAGGTTTTTGCAAAAAGTTGATaaatgttgatacatgtgtgtCTGAAATGAACTGTATTCATTCTGCGACAAACTTCTGACAAATCAGTATAGCTGTGACGATATATCATTGCATCGAAAATTCTGATACTTTATTCAaagataaatatatcaatacttttcatgatacatatcattGACTTTAAAATTGCTATTTTTCACTCGAAATTGATGGTTATGTCAAAATTTAAACTGTTACTTGATGTTGACAGGATAATATTGAAAAATGTATGATTTGACACTAGGCATCATGACATATCATTGAAGAAATGTGGTGTCAAAAGTTAGTTCTCTAATTCAGTACCTCAACCTGTGAGAGAGGTGTCTGTTTGAATTGATAGGGATGGGGTCAGGGTGTCCAGAGGGATCCCCCTGGATAAATTTCAGACTTCCATCCACCACCACAGATGAGGAAGTAATCACTCAGGTGTCTCAAGAATCGACTTATGGGACCTCTGAACGTAGCCAAAGCTGAGCTAGTGTCTGCTGCATAGGTCTCTCGCCGCCATGTTACCCAGCAACCGGAACCATGTCCAAGCTGACGCCCGGACGACTTAAGAAACTATGACACACACCTCCGGACTTTGACAATGCAGTTCGGAGCAAGGGAGACAATCCCCTGCGCCATACTGAAACTTGATCCAAAGAACACCAAAGACGCGTTCAGAATCGGTACTGGTAACAACATCAACTCTGTGGCCTGGCTAACAGAGCTAGAATAagcaaaatattgatgaaaaccCTTGGCGCCAAGGAGATGAAGAGGGGGAGCACACGAAACAGGTAGAACTTCCCATTAAAGGAAAACTGAAGGTACATAGGAACATGGAGGTATACATCTTTGAGATTGACTGACGTTAGCCATCACAGATGAGATCACAGAACGAAGTGTCTCCATCCTGAAATACGGTACATCTGTTTTGTTCAGCCCTCTGAGATTTAGAATGGGTCTGAACCATCCATCCTTCTTGGACACTAGCATATAAGTGCAATAAAACCCCTCTCCTTGCTGACCTTCTGAATCCACTTCGATGACTGCCTTGTCCAGCAGAGACTGAATTTCGTCACAGAGGACTTACACCTATTCTCTGGAAACCATGATAGGTGTGTGCAAAACCCCAGAGAAGGATGGTGGACCTTGTGGTTCATGAGGTGCCAGAAATTTGATTTACTGGTTAACACGACAGATCTTGACAACGGCTTCTCCATCAGGAcatcaaaaatcaaccttcatATTCACATTTGGGGATACAAATGGAAAGTGCCATTTTATTGATCAGCCTTTACTTTTTAAGAATTCTAACTGTGACAAAGTCAGTGACGATTAACTTATGTTCAGCCCTCTGAGGCTGCTTGTAAATAACCATGTCTGTGCCACAAAAACCAGTCGTTGATAGTGTGAGCAACAAGTCACATGCAATCAGTTAGTGATAACTATGTCAACaaatcacctcttacgacaggcagcAATCAAAGTATTGAAGGGACATATTCCGAACTAGTGCTCATGATCAGTGTCATTACTCCTTTTTCCGGTTAACTTGGTGTAACGACATCAGCAAAAATACTGCTAACGAAAAATAGTTTCAAAAACAATATGATAGCTGTCTCTTCATTCATTTGTAATTGTGACACGTTGTTACTGTGGCGATGTAGACTGACTGATGACATTTCGATATGGTGTTGAATGAAGGATGAAGAGATGATAAAATCCTTTCAGCTTATCGGCTTCATGGGGACGTTCGTCTGCCTCAGTTGCTAGCAGCGTTTCTCACAGACAAAAAACAGTGTTAGTGACAGGGAGTTCAAGTTCCCAAACAATTAAAGGAATCCGTCTCTAAACATAATTTAGATAGATATTAAGGATCACAAACTAAGTACACTTACCAGTTGgctatgtcaaaacattgacatgTGCGTCTAACGCCGGAAGTTCCATACATTACCCATAGTTCGACGCCCATCATGGCGGCGCCCATGGTGTTTTGGGTTGCATGAAAAAGAACCTATTTACAACCCGTTAGAAATTAATTCGTGAAAAGAAATTTATAAGAAACATTGAAATTGAAATCCTTTGTTTCATTATAGCTCGGTAAAATGGAAATTCGCAGCTTGTTGGAATTCAACAGGTGAGATCATTTGGACAATCTACTGAGTCAAGGTTCAGTCCGTCGCTGTCGCTAAGGCAGAAAAGGTGAAGCCTAAAGGCGAACGCAACAGGAAATTGACAATACTATTTTTTACCAGAGTAGGTTATGAAGTGAAGGGTTCGGGAACAACTATCGTTTAATGATAACGAATAATGTGCTGTTAGATTTAAAGATTTGTTACTGTTTAGGGTCACTATGGGAGAGGGGTGACGATGGCAGAAAACAGCACAATAATGTCACTTACCATCAACACCCGGCGTTGATTTAGGAATAAGTAATTTATTCAAACCAGAGAGCTGCCATAGAATATGTTAGCCAACGTTTAGATCTTCGGATTGGATTCTTGGAGATCACTCATCCTGTCTATTTCACATTCAGAACAAACCAAGAGGTTCAACATGACTAGGTCAGTGAGGAGCCAATATTGGCATCAGTGAAGTGATACTAAAGAATATTTCCTGGAGTTATATTCCGTTGACAGAGGTTTTCAATACAGAAGGGCGAAAGGGACCTTATGCAATAAAACTTTTCTTGAGCGCACAAGTTAATATGTTGAGCTCTTTACTTGAAATGTTAAGATACACTGCTCAATAAACAGTTCATGTCGGAGCAATGAAGGAGCAGAGACGCAAATTGATGCTTGCTTATTTCAGTCTTTAGTTCCAATACAAACATATAACATAAATTCTTGTCAAAAATTATGATATAGGATTGTTTGTACACCACTAGAAGCATATCCTGAGGTGCATGTCCCTCTTTGTCCCATATTCCTTATACCAATACATGTCTATTTAAGATGTCATGATCATTATTTTCCTTCCTCAAGAAAGACAGTCATGGCAGCATTGTGACTTGTCATTAAAGGGGCGTTGATGCCTATTCtcgagcaatttccgtggactggtggtttcttttgttattgtttttctcctgcgagtacccggatgatatcccagaattcgtgactggtttgtgatctctgctgcgcctCCCGTATgtgcaattgatagtttatgtgtagactgatcatCAAAGATGAAGTCTTTTACTTcgttattttgaaaacaaatcgaACACCTTGAAATTTACTCATCTGCGAGTGgtataaaaaaaatcacattaGGACTGAAAAGTAACAAAGTCAATGTACATCTTTGTATTTTGCCTTATAAAActaattagttccttgtcacatttgtatgcattttgaaagttaataaaaaaaaccccacacggtctgcttatatgtacagtgtatttctaacatgattttaatatctaaactttgtatagattgccaacgtgaatcatatttcacacacaccctatttGCGACCTAGTGCATGTattctgtaatacagattctgctgaatgctacaagaaataaattaaaacaaaatgcaaatattaaatttaagacagacgaaagttatagcaacaatgtcaggctattacctcgttcaggaatgtaCCCATCAGTATCCACacaaaagaacgatattccattcatttgcagctgctaaataatcctgctctatgtcttgtgtcttttaacagtctaatatgcaaaaaagtgacacatcgtttgaacatttttcacactggtgtgtatacataatctcactggtcacccaggacagcacacctggcaactaactgtatgatgtccaccattagttagccaataatgagcaacaatcaatcaatcaaggcagtggcggttaattctttgtaggaaggatgttgtttttacactcatactttacgacagggtgtattcagtattgattacataaatctacactcacaaacactgcctttttgacagAAGatgaaagtaattaatcaatcagtgtgttatcggttaatcctttgaacgatgtttgtttttgtaacttagctgataaaccctcttgcatcacttacttgcacatattacataacatgcaatacatttgccactacggACCCTAACttgtaatgttgagtatttactccagacaggagaaatgccaaatgggaacctatgtcgagtaatttaagtggtgttaccactatttctacctgttataaattcattaactgaccatcaagtgaatgatgacagaTAACACGTGTAGATTCATACCATCAAacacgagttacagcaaggaagatgtaatctctgtgtcacaTGCAGCCTGAAACCATGTATGGgccaaaactgttttgaggataccaacggaacttcgttcttacaaaagaaatgcacataggtatttgctgtgtatTTGGGTAAATGTGTATAATCAGTTATTTCTACacaagaaaattttcagatttctctacaaATGGCAAAGTCATTATTAGTTTTACGAATTCCGATAAATCAACTGTatgttttttattatcatagaaaaTAAACCAGGgtcatagctaccaaaatttacgtatgatgtttgctatgacagctggaccaaccctcaaaactatctaaatataaagctttgcaatctttcagacttatatgaaacaaatggcttactacgtgtatgtagacatcatattttcacatgacatgattaaatatataggtaaaaacacagaaataagatcaaattggatcaatcactataccatccaggtatcaggaaaaaaactacactgctgggatattttgttacaatcaaataaggaataccatggatatttttacatgatggcatgtgatgggcatctggcctcctcactttttaggATGAATTCAGTGAGCAATAATCATTGTTTTGTGGTGAAATTTTATCTCCGAAATAATAATTTGAGCTTTATTCCTTAACCTCACCAAGCTCAcatacactgaacagcaaaagaaatgcaactctgttttttttgtaattttgaaATAGAAGACATGAAAATGAACACATACTtttatgtgatttcattttttcgaaacatgggtttcttttgctgttactATATAATGCAAGTTCTGTCTGATTGTGCCTTCCCAGCACCAGTGGAGTCCAAACTAGGTGAGCCTTATGAGCTATATCACTTTAAAACCAGAATTAGTGAATAGCTTAAAGCATATTTAAACCATCTCACCAAACATCTAACTGTTAATCCCAACAGATGTGTAAACATTATAACTGAACATGTTTCTTCTTGTTTGCAGGTTACCAGATGGGATATCCATGGTGCCAGTCATAATATATTTCCCAATAGGGCTGGTGCTGGCTGTCTTGCGCTTCTTCATCTCACTGCATGCCCTCCTTATCTCCTTCCTCATCCCCAAAACATGGTTCATTAGAAGGTAAGCAGAAACATGTCAAATGTTAactgtgttttatttttcatttctgtCATCTTTGGTCAAGATGTATACACAAACAGTTAGCTCATACACCCTCCAAGTGACAACAGTAAGTGTAACAATTTTATCATGAtgctttcagatatattttctgtgaaatatgatCGGAACTGCCTTGGAATTATGACACTAGTGATAGTGGTATGAACTGGAAAGATTTTATTTAATGCTTTTGGAAATTGCTGAGTAAAACATGGTGACTTATGATTTGATAAATCAATATCAAGTGCTTCATGGAATACAGGGCGCCATACCTATGGCACAGAGATAGATGGGCAATACACATACATTGCGTCTATAATGAACATAAGACCATTTGGTTGTTATTATGTGTTATGTAGGATAGTTGGGTAGCCTTGCATGAGGGTGTTGCTGCAACACTTACCAGTCATGTTGTAGCACGGAGACTTCTGGGTTGAACAGGGCCCGGCTTCTTCATGATGGTCTTTCTGTTTGGAGGGGCAGTGACTATCTTGGGCTGAATCAGTTTAATTTATCataagggcggtggggtagccaagtggtgaaGCATTCACTCTTCATGCCAACGACACAGGctctattccccacataggtacaatgtgtgaagcccacttgtGGTGTCtccagctgtaatattgctaaaggggCATAAAACTCAAACTCAGTCTCTAATGTATTATAAATCAAGTGCAGAGAAACCTATACAATGAGAGGCTAATTAATGATCGCTGTCATGGTCCCATTAGGGATACCCAAATTCCATTGCTGTTAGAGCAGATAACTGGATCCTTTATCAGTAATCGTGAAAGTGAAACACAGGTCAAGTAAACCGCagggttttttgtgtgtgtttcagcGTGATCCTGAGGTTCATGTTTGGTGTTGCTGGCATTATAATATCAACAGACGGAGATGAAAACTGTGACAAACGTGCAAGAATTTTAGTCTGTGACCACATTTCACCACTTGATCACTTGGTCACAAGCTTAGTCGTACCTCATGTCTGTGTAAGTACAGTCCTCATACCTGTATCtaacctcacacataaatgtcattttctgattgtcTGAGCCAGTTAATGTTCCCCACTTACAAGCGAATAACATTTTCTATATTACCTACCGGAAATGCTGAGTTATGGAATTGCTTTTGTGGTTTGTGTTGATAGTGATTTAGATGTTGCCTAAGTCCTGTTATAATATCCAAtactcatgcttcaaacagttgtATAATAACATtaaggtgttcagtaagataaatacattgctCACTGGTTCCTCAGGGCCCACGGATGGGTGTACTTTGTGTTTATTCATGTTTccttcgggctcagggaacataaacaaacagggGGTACATCAGCCAATGTCCCCCTTGTGACCGGTGTCACATACTTATTTCTGTGTTGAGTAGACTAGGGAAGAGTTGGGAGCAAAATATGATCCAAACCCTCAGCCCCACCCCTCCCTGTCATAAATGTCTGTGTTGCCTGGTGATTAAAATGTCTACTCGTCACATTGATGGTggtttccccacatggttacaatgtgtcaagttcatttctggtgtcctgtcaTGATGTCCTTGGAGTATTGCAATAGAAGATTGCCAATCTATCAACCAACCAACTTGCCATTCTCTGCTGTTTTCAGATTGTCACAACAAACTTATTTTGCTGTAGAACATAAGGGAGATAAGTTTATCATGTGAACCTTTGGAAGACAGAATTATGTCCCTTTCATGCCATGAGCCCTGCAGATGGGTTtgaggttacacaacaccaaatgttttcccatagacttctatagtaaccttatattttttttaaaaatatccaggctgtcaacagccattccatgtacacatgtgcacagtctggcctctaagctacaataaaacacaagttgtggccaacttgtccggcacatttgccaagcacaggaagcggaacacatcaacccccagctccgcaccaaatgtcacctacttcaaaatatatgtacacacataagcataacccatggtgataaaaatgacagcactaaatacttaaaattgtggtcagttttaataacagggtgggtgtgcttttaaaacacatacacatcttacactatttcatccaatcacagctgtcacaggcctctgtccgtttgagttgtttccatacagtCCTCGCTCGAgcagcatgtgatactgatatagtgtagtggaacctgtaaTCTTATTTGCACCTGGATTATGTCCCTTTGTTTAATCACATGGGCTGAACCACTGCAATATATTTATGCACCCTGTATCAGCTCTGGCTTTTCCTCCACAATGGACAATGATTTAAATTTGTGTGGAAACAAATATTCTtgtttgaaatacattttctaaTATGTATCATCATTCAGTTCCTGTTTCTTGTTCCAGCTGTTGGACTGGCATGTTTCATCACTACTGCAGTGGGTGACAGGATGTCAAGAAATCAGCCCTGATaaaaataaagaagaagttgtcaAATATGTAAAATCAATATACAATGGTAAGAAATACAGTCAACCTGTGATAATTTAGTATGGACAAAAGTTGATATTATCCCATTAAAGATacaccattttttttcattaaaagaTATTAACTCGGTCATGACACAGACAATCATACTTTAGCTGTCTATCCACTAACATAAACACTGATATGATATCCAATTATAGTGAATGTGTGTGACTGATAATAGGTACAAGAACATCATTTCCCATCATTGTGAATCTTTTCTTGTTCCAGGTACATCATTACCCTTATTATTTTTTCCTGAAAAGACCACAACAAGTGGAAAGATAGGTCTTTTAAAATTTTGGTAAGTTTCATACTCAAGACACCTGGAGATGTATGCTATGTTGATGAGGTTGTCTATTCTACCTGGAGACACCAATCTGTGCCTTTTCTCAGGAATTAGTGGTCAAATTTCCTAAAGTCTATTATCAGAAATTACATCCAATGCTGTTGAATGCACCGTTTTCATATTTATGTGTTTGTCAGGAGACTGTGGTCTTGAAGTGATgactacacatctacacatttttcagaaaattcCCAAGcctgaataaatgaataaatacagaCAAATAAATTCTGTCCTCAAGGCACTTTAATACATTAAATTTAGCTTATTGCATTCACTGGGAAAAGTGAAAATGTTGTGATCAAAACAAAGACATATACACATCCAAACTATGAACACAGTCATTGCTTAGACTGTCAGCAATGCTCTATAGTCTTTTCTTCAGCATCTATTCAGCACAcctgtaaagatccgggttagaattgatctgcaggaaactatgcttgtcataagaggcgactgtgtggcgtggttaggctcgctgacttggttggcacatgtcatcgtatcccaattgcacatattgatgctcatgctgttgatcacaggattgtctggtccagactcaattatttgcagactgctttcttatagctgaaatattgctgagtgttgctgAATATTGCATTCACCAACTCCCCCATTTTCTCACTCATTCGGTTTAACACATTTGAACACATCTGTATGGTCTGCCAGTTGAGCTATAATGACTTGTAAACACACACTTTAGAAGCTTCTATCACATGAAACTTCGCCTTCATAAAATAAGAATTAATTCTGCCTTGTGTTTGGGCATTATAGTGTGAACCAGTTTATGCAAGTTGGCTATTGCCCTGTGAAGATCCATTCTTAAAAATGCACAAAGTGTGAAAGTCagttctagtgagtgagtgagtttagttttacgctgcactcagaaatattccagctatatggcggcagtctgtaaataatcgactctggaccagacagtccagcgatgaacaacatgagcatcgatctgcgcaattgggaaccgatgaaatgtgtcaaccaagacagagcctgaccacccgatcctgttagtcacctcttacgacaagcatggtcgccttttatggcaagcatgggttgctgaaggcctattctaccctgggtcCTTCACAGGTCAAAAGTCAGTTCTATGCTAGAATTACATATAAATGATTTTACTGTCTGTCTCAGTATTTCTATGTCAATTATTATCTTCCAGGTATCTGCCATTTGAATTAGGTCACTTAATACAGCCTGtgagtatatacatatatatgcatattttgtCCTTGTCTTTCATTTGTTAACTTAACCTTACTTTGAGAAGTCAGCTTGGCCAACTAGTATAACAAGCTCAGGTTGTATAATAATCTGGGCCCTGGTTTGTTTTGTGATCTGTCATAACAATGGTGTTGTAATGTAGCCAGGGTATTATTCCTCATGTGGGGGCCGAGAGTAGTTGGGTCACCTCGTGATGAAAGTCTTCATTGTTTCAGATAACAATTCAAGCAAGCAGAATagaaattttcaaaataaatgtcGTAAGTATCTGATGTCATTTTTTGCTGCAtttttctcaaatattttcatgttggACATTTATATAGCTGTTTCATATTGCAAAAATATAAGGTAAGGTCTCATGTAAGGTATTTGTGTGCTAATGTGCCTGCCTTACATCTTCTGTCTGTACATTCAAATCAGAATGTgactcattttgacttttacCTTCAAATGGCCTGAAAGTCACACAGATTGTACATCATCAGTCATTGTATGTTACATTGAAAACATACCTATGAATTTCACTGTAAACTAAAAAGTAAATTGAATAAAGtaaaattaagattgcaaatccACATAAGTTTTACTTGCCaactcagaattttattcatctTAATATAAAAGCTGTTTAATAAATGATCATAGTAACAAATTACTATTATTGGTTTTTATTACAatggggtatgcacattaaatgaaacagagAGAACAAGTAAGTCACATTCGTTACGTACCGCACATGagtttgtttcactgttccaactaccgTGTTTTCCCACTTTTAATACAGACCAGTAATAgagatttgaatctatgatcctTTGTTTACCTTTTtgcttaaagtgaaattcatcggtatgttttcacttaaagtgaaattcatcggtatgttttcactttaaacaaactATAAGGTATGGTGATAGTTGATAGTGAAACACCAAGATGTCTGCATTTCCAGGtgtttgttatgtttcagtCCACAGTCAAAAGTACTTGGTGGAGTGACCTTTTCTGGTGCCTTTTTGTTCCATACACAATATTTAAATTACGGTGAGTCAGCATTCCAAATAATCGCTCACCCAGAGGCCAAGTGCTGGTTGTTTTGTGTCAGGCAAGCAGTTTCAGATATCTGCAGGCCCTTACGTTCTTCAGTATATTATctctcattttttttcaaatggaatCTTACCtatatttttattctttattaATGTTTGCCCATGATTTACAGTTTCATATCCTGGTATTTCAATGCTTTCTCCTGCGCATAGGAATGAAAAAGTTTGCGCAAGCGAACTTATGTAGTAGAAACAGTGTTACAGtgtttgactttaacaaaatgagcctgcagatttcattcagggcccgTAGATTTTAAAGTCTGCAGGTTGTAACAAGACCTGATGAccaactggcaaattaaagattttcccttatcctgactcatgcttaattgcttgtcTCCTCTTCCCAGGCAAAGctagtggaatacctgaaatcccttgaagttccttcTTAAAAGAAGCAGAcctaaaatacactcacccaccagaAGCCTCCCTTTTCCTGCCTAaatggtcacatgacctgccatacttgtcactctctcctcatCGCCCAACGAGGTCGGCTGGAGGCAGCTGGGGTCCCAAATACGGCTATAAGTTTTTGATTTATTATGGTCCTTTAACTAAATTTAtgttgtatgcatgtatatgcaTCAGAATTTGTTAAATTTGTGATAATTTTGTGTCTAAATCGGATGAGCCTCGGGTAACTGTTTATCATTAACTG encodes:
- the LOC137265361 gene encoding lipid droplet-regulating VLDL assembly factor AUP1-like; translated protein: MEIRSLLEFNRLPDGISMVPVIIYFPIGLVLAVLRFFISLHALLISFLIPKTWFIRSVILRFMFGVAGIIISTDGDENCDKRARILVCDHISPLDHLVTSLVVPHVCLLDWHVSSLLQWVTGCQEISPDKNKEEVVKYVKSIYNGTSLPLLFFPEKTTTSGKIGLLKFWYLPFELGHLIQPITIQASRIEIFKINVSTVKSTWWSDLFWCLFVPYTIFKLRYLPVTEKKEAELSEEFSERVRQNMCRSLGVLATTYTHSDITDYLKRQSYPLPAPSVPSNTAEITQAPAAKQRSQGSPSPPVSTNQITLAPEVKVMVDQVKSVLPHVPIATIVAELDRCEDVDVVITNILEGNVEFTPEDILPQVGNSVSPPVQKTVCPSQLTFKSDNFGKNAGNRQMSLEDRKKAMYEAARKRYKEKHNML